Proteins found in one Tsukamurella paurometabola DSM 20162 genomic segment:
- the poxB gene encoding ubiquinone-dependent pyruvate dehydrogenase, translating to MGAGTVADSMVRTLHASGVRRMYGVAGDSLNGLTDALRRDGRVEWAHVRNEEAGAFAAGAEAELTGNLSVCVGSCGPGNLHLINGLYDANRNKVPVLAIAAHIPRVEIGSSYFQETHPTAIFSECASYVELVSDVEQFSWVFSQALAHAVATSSVAVVVIPGEIFFADAPAKDVPAVRPPDSATVPGAEAVASAVAAIDGAQRPAILAGVGAATGRAEVLAFAERIKAPIVHSLRAKVWAEWSNPFDAGMTGLLGYDSGYRAIEHCDLLVLLGTDFPCRAFLPDDTPVVQLDARGEHIGRRVPVQYPLVGTVKETVATMNRLVQEKTDRTFLDTVREHYRRRRAKFDALAESGGPETSPLHPQHVAAIIDRLAADDAVFTCDVGTPTVWFARYIKMNGSRSMIGSFCHGSMANALPQAIGAQCAAPHRQVIALCGDGGLSMLMGELLTLRQLNLPVKIFVFTNESLAFVELEMKEAGLINHATSLTNPDFAKVADAAGLHGLRVQQASQLEGVVRDALAYPGPTLVDVAVARQELSIPPNVTLKQAKGFSLYATRTILSGRGDELVDVVKTNLREIRAL from the coding sequence GTGGGTGCTGGGACGGTTGCGGATTCGATGGTTAGGACGCTGCACGCCAGCGGTGTCCGTCGAATGTACGGTGTGGCAGGGGATTCGCTCAACGGGCTGACGGATGCGTTGCGCCGGGATGGCAGGGTGGAGTGGGCGCATGTGCGTAACGAGGAGGCAGGGGCGTTTGCCGCGGGGGCTGAAGCTGAGCTCACCGGTAATCTTTCCGTTTGCGTTGGAAGCTGTGGTCCGGGCAACCTGCATCTGATCAACGGGTTGTATGACGCAAATCGGAACAAGGTACCGGTTTTGGCGATCGCGGCCCACATACCGCGCGTGGAGATCGGCAGCTCCTACTTCCAGGAGACGCACCCGACGGCGATCTTCTCCGAGTGTGCCTCGTATGTGGAGCTTGTCAGCGATGTCGAGCAGTTTTCGTGGGTTTTCTCGCAGGCTCTCGCGCATGCGGTGGCGACTTCATCTGTCGCGGTGGTGGTGATTCCGGGGGAGATCTTTTTCGCCGATGCTCCTGCGAAGGATGTGCCCGCCGTGCGACCGCCGGACTCTGCCACCGTGCCTGGAGCAGAGGCCGTGGCGAGTGCTGTTGCCGCGATCGACGGTGCGCAGCGTCCGGCAATTTTGGCCGGAGTTGGCGCCGCAACTGGTCGCGCGGAGGTTCTCGCGTTTGCCGAGCGGATCAAGGCTCCGATTGTGCACAGTCTGCGCGCGAAGGTGTGGGCCGAGTGGTCGAATCCTTTCGACGCAGGGATGACCGGACTATTGGGGTACGATTCGGGCTATCGCGCAATTGAGCACTGCGATCTGTTGGTCTTGCTCGGCACAGACTTTCCCTGCCGGGCGTTCTTGCCTGATGACACGCCTGTCGTGCAACTTGATGCCCGCGGTGAACATATTGGTCGGCGCGTCCCAGTCCAGTACCCCCTGGTTGGAACAGTCAAAGAGACAGTCGCAACCATGAACAGGCTGGTCCAGGAGAAGACGGATCGAACCTTCCTCGATACCGTGCGTGAGCACTATCGTCGGCGCCGGGCCAAGTTCGACGCGCTCGCCGAGTCCGGTGGGCCGGAAACCTCTCCTCTGCACCCGCAACACGTTGCTGCCATCATCGATCGGCTAGCCGCAGACGACGCGGTATTCACCTGCGATGTCGGGACCCCGACGGTGTGGTTTGCGCGGTACATCAAGATGAACGGTTCCCGCAGCATGATTGGATCGTTCTGCCACGGTTCGATGGCCAATGCTCTTCCACAAGCCATTGGCGCCCAGTGCGCCGCACCTCATCGACAAGTGATCGCGCTTTGCGGCGACGGCGGCCTGTCAATGCTGATGGGTGAGTTGCTCACTCTTCGCCAGTTGAACTTGCCTGTCAAGATTTTCGTCTTCACCAACGAATCTCTTGCATTCGTTGAGCTCGAGATGAAGGAGGCCGGGCTGATCAACCACGCCACGAGTCTGACCAACCCTGACTTCGCAAAGGTCGCCGACGCAGCGGGATTGCACGGTCTCCGAGTCCAGCAGGCATCGCAACTCGAAGGAGTGGTGCGTGACGCTCTCGCCTACCCGGGGCCGACGCTAGTCGATGTCGCAGTTGCACGGCAGGAACTATCGATACCGCCGAATGTCACCCTCAAGCAAGCCAAGGGATTCTCCCTCTACGCCACCCGCACAATCCTATCCGGCCGCGGGGACGAACTAGTCGATGTCGTCAAAACCAACCTCAGAGAAATACGTGCACTGTAG